A genome region from Bradyrhizobium commune includes the following:
- a CDS encoding leucyl aminopeptidase codes for MSDAIKVGFVPLSSAARGILVVFCDDGLKIGPATAKTLGGAGELVKRAAAAASFKGKSASALDILAPEGLKVERLIVIGTGKAGGLKANDFLKFGGMAASKLKAGSSAMTIVAELPEGAMSSEQAVGIASGLRLRAYKFDRYKTKKKDGEEGTLRADISLAVGDAAAAKKAFASAGAIVDGVIIARDLVNEPPNVLYPEEFARRAGQLKKLGVKIEVLDVKAMQKLGMGALLGVGQGSARPSRTVIMRWDGGKKGEAPVAFVGKGVCFDTGGISIKPAGSMEDMKGDMGGAACVVGLMHALAARKAKVNAVGAIGLVENMPDGNAQRPGDIVTSMSGQTIEIINTDAEGRLVLADVLWYVAKRVKPKFMVDLATLTGAIMVALGTEHAGMFSNNDELAERLLTAGVESGEKVWRMPLGPEYDKLIDSQFADMKNTGGRHGGSITAAQFLQRFVDGTPWAHLDIAGTAMGAPKTDINQSWGSGYGVRLLDRLVADHYERK; via the coding sequence ATGTCCGATGCCATCAAGGTCGGCTTCGTCCCGTTGTCTAGCGCCGCCCGTGGCATCCTGGTCGTATTCTGTGACGACGGTCTGAAGATCGGCCCGGCGACGGCCAAGACGCTTGGCGGCGCCGGCGAGCTTGTGAAGCGGGCGGCGGCCGCCGCCTCATTCAAAGGTAAAAGTGCTTCGGCGCTGGACATCCTGGCCCCCGAAGGCCTGAAGGTGGAGCGTCTGATCGTGATCGGGACCGGCAAGGCTGGCGGCCTGAAGGCGAACGATTTCCTCAAGTTCGGCGGCATGGCTGCGAGCAAGCTTAAAGCCGGTTCCAGCGCGATGACCATCGTGGCGGAGCTGCCTGAGGGCGCCATGTCGAGCGAGCAGGCGGTCGGGATCGCCTCCGGCCTGAGGCTGCGCGCCTACAAGTTCGACCGCTACAAGACCAAGAAGAAGGACGGCGAGGAGGGCACCTTGCGTGCCGACATCTCGCTTGCGGTTGGCGATGCGGCTGCGGCGAAGAAGGCCTTTGCCTCGGCGGGTGCGATCGTCGACGGCGTCATCATCGCGCGCGACCTCGTCAACGAGCCGCCGAACGTGCTCTATCCCGAGGAGTTCGCGCGGCGTGCCGGCCAGCTCAAGAAGCTCGGCGTCAAGATCGAGGTGCTCGACGTCAAGGCGATGCAGAAGCTCGGCATGGGCGCGCTGCTCGGCGTCGGCCAGGGCTCGGCGCGGCCGAGCCGCACCGTGATCATGCGCTGGGACGGCGGCAAGAAGGGCGAGGCGCCCGTCGCCTTTGTCGGCAAGGGCGTCTGCTTCGACACCGGCGGCATCTCGATCAAGCCGGCCGGCAGCATGGAGGACATGAAGGGCGACATGGGCGGAGCCGCCTGCGTCGTCGGCCTGATGCACGCGCTCGCGGCACGCAAGGCCAAGGTCAACGCGGTCGGCGCCATCGGCCTCGTCGAGAACATGCCCGACGGCAACGCGCAGCGGCCGGGCGACATCGTCACCTCGATGTCGGGCCAAACCATCGAGATCATCAACACCGACGCGGAAGGCCGCCTCGTGCTCGCCGACGTGCTCTGGTACGTCGCCAAGCGCGTGAAGCCGAAATTCATGGTGGATCTCGCGACGCTGACGGGCGCCATCATGGTCGCGCTCGGCACCGAGCATGCCGGCATGTTCTCCAACAACGACGAGCTCGCCGAGCGTCTGCTCACGGCCGGCGTCGAGAGCGGCGAAAAGGTCTGGCGCATGCCGCTCGGGCCCGAATACGACAAGCTGATCGATTCCCAGTTCGCCGACATGAAGAACACCGGCGGCCGCCATGGCGGCTCGATCACCGCGGCGCAGTTCCTCCAGCGCTTCGTCGACGGCACACCCTGGGCACATCTGGACATCGCCGGCACCGCGATGGGCGCGCCGAAGACCGACATCAACCAGAGCTGGGGTTCCGGCTATGGCGTCCGGCTGCTTGATCGGCTGGTTGCAGATCACTACGAGCGCAAATGA